From a single Streptomyces sp. 1331.2 genomic region:
- a CDS encoding ArsR/SmtB family transcription factor, protein MIALRFGVADLAKTRFVISPLDHLMAGSARVGVHQSVGSRSERWWRDARRHVPHQARRFLDVVNASPIGVPDFMVADLDAVRRQLTDELDALLAVPQRAVEEDVAMFGSEPELPTALARLRDDGTRGLREVSDGAWALFRTCLAPDWPDIRRALEADIAERARTVARAGIGAMLDSIHPKAVWREEGVLECTLGELEGSFELGGRGLELRPNYFVQQGISLLAGPDRQSLLLHPLAAPAAEPPARPPVADGLAAVLGPARARVLRTIAGGPCSTTELARQLGVTPPSASAHAAALRAAGLIVTRRQGKQVRHTLTDVGHDLLLDNPEPSLTVA, encoded by the coding sequence GTGATCGCACTGAGGTTCGGGGTCGCGGACCTGGCGAAGACCCGGTTCGTCATCTCGCCGCTCGACCACCTGATGGCCGGTTCGGCCCGGGTGGGCGTGCACCAGAGCGTCGGGTCGCGCAGCGAGCGCTGGTGGCGGGATGCCCGTCGGCACGTGCCCCACCAGGCCAGGCGCTTCCTCGACGTGGTCAACGCGAGTCCGATCGGCGTCCCCGACTTCATGGTGGCCGACCTCGACGCCGTCCGCCGGCAGCTGACCGACGAGCTCGACGCGCTCCTCGCCGTCCCGCAGCGGGCCGTCGAGGAGGACGTCGCGATGTTCGGCAGCGAGCCCGAACTCCCCACCGCCCTCGCCCGGTTGCGCGATGACGGCACCCGGGGCCTGCGCGAGGTCAGCGACGGCGCCTGGGCACTGTTCCGCACCTGCCTCGCCCCCGACTGGCCCGACATCCGCCGCGCCCTGGAGGCCGACATCGCCGAGCGGGCCCGCACCGTCGCCCGCGCCGGGATCGGCGCGATGCTCGACTCGATCCACCCGAAGGCGGTTTGGCGGGAGGAGGGGGTGCTGGAGTGCACCCTCGGCGAGCTGGAGGGCTCCTTCGAGCTGGGCGGCCGAGGGCTGGAGCTGCGGCCCAACTACTTCGTCCAGCAGGGCATCAGCCTGCTGGCCGGGCCGGACCGCCAGAGCCTGCTGCTGCACCCGCTCGCCGCCCCCGCCGCCGAGCCACCCGCCCGGCCGCCGGTCGCCGACGGCCTCGCCGCCGTCCTCGGCCCCGCCCGGGCCCGCGTCCTGCGCACCATCGCGGGCGGCCCCTGCTCCACCACCGAACTCGCCCGGCAGCTCGGCGTCACCCCGCCCTCCGCCTCCGCCCACGCCGCCGCCCTGCGCGCAGCCGGGCTGATCGTCACGAGGCGCCAGGGCAAGCAGGTCCGCCACACCCTCACCGACGTCGGCCACGACCTCCTGCTGGACAACCCGGAGCCCTCGCTGACCGTCGCGTAA
- the paaK gene encoding phenylacetate--CoA ligase PaaK — translation MTGTAPVPPRHLGEPIPPALLDAGERMGPDELRAHQLTRLRATLRHAYDNVELYRRKFDAAGVRPEDCRTLADLARFPFTTKADLREAYPFGMFAVPMEQVRRIHASSGTTGRPTVVGYTDNDLSMWADVVARSIRAAGGRPGHKVHIAYGYGLFTGGLGAHYGAERAGCTVIPASGGMTARQVQLILDFEPEIIMVTPSYLLTLLDEFEKQGIDPRTTSLQVGIFGAEPWTEEMRREIEDRLDLHAVDIYGLSEVVGPGIAQECVETKDGLHIWEDHFYPEVVDPLGDEVLPDGEGGELVFTSLTKEALPIVRYRTRDLSRLLPGTARPAFRRMEKVTGRSDDMIILRGVNLFPTQIEEILLRTPDVAPHFQLRLTREGRLDRMAVRVEARPEASAQRREAARAAIVRAVKDGIGVTVTAEVVDPYTLERSVGKIKRVVDERG, via the coding sequence ATGACCGGCACCGCACCCGTCCCGCCCCGGCACCTCGGGGAGCCGATCCCGCCCGCGCTCCTGGACGCCGGCGAGCGGATGGGCCCGGACGAGCTGCGCGCCCACCAGCTCACCCGGCTGCGGGCCACCCTGCGGCACGCCTACGACAACGTCGAGCTCTACCGCCGCAAGTTCGACGCGGCCGGCGTCCGCCCCGAGGACTGCCGCACGCTCGCGGACCTCGCCCGCTTCCCCTTCACCACCAAGGCCGACCTGCGCGAGGCCTACCCCTTCGGCATGTTCGCCGTCCCGATGGAGCAGGTCCGCCGGATCCACGCCTCCAGCGGCACCACCGGCCGCCCGACCGTGGTCGGCTACACCGACAACGACCTCTCCATGTGGGCCGACGTCGTCGCCCGCTCGATCCGCGCGGCCGGCGGCCGGCCCGGCCACAAGGTGCACATCGCCTACGGCTACGGGCTGTTCACCGGCGGCCTGGGCGCGCACTACGGCGCCGAGCGGGCCGGCTGCACCGTCATCCCCGCCTCCGGCGGCATGACGGCCCGGCAGGTGCAGCTGATCCTGGACTTCGAGCCCGAGATCATCATGGTCACCCCGTCCTACCTGCTCACCCTGCTGGACGAGTTCGAGAAGCAGGGCATCGACCCGCGCACCACCTCGCTCCAGGTGGGCATCTTCGGCGCCGAGCCCTGGACGGAGGAGATGCGGCGCGAGATCGAGGACCGCCTCGACCTGCACGCCGTCGACATCTACGGCCTCTCCGAGGTCGTCGGCCCGGGCATCGCGCAGGAGTGCGTGGAGACCAAGGACGGGCTTCACATCTGGGAGGACCACTTCTACCCGGAGGTCGTCGACCCCCTCGGCGACGAGGTGCTCCCCGACGGCGAGGGCGGCGAACTGGTCTTCACCTCGCTCACCAAGGAGGCGCTGCCGATCGTCCGCTACCGCACCCGCGACCTCAGCCGCCTGCTGCCCGGCACCGCCCGGCCGGCCTTCCGGCGGATGGAGAAGGTCACCGGGCGCAGCGACGACATGATCATCCTGCGCGGGGTGAACCTCTTCCCGACCCAGATCGAGGAGATCCTGCTGCGCACCCCGGACGTCGCGCCGCACTTCCAGCTGCGGCTCACCCGGGAGGGGCGGCTGGACCGGATGGCCGTCCGGGTCGAGGCCCGGCCGGAGGCCTCCGCGCAGCGCCGGGAGGCGGCGCGGGCGGCGATCGTCCGGGCGGTGAAGGACGGGATCGGGGTGACGGTCACGGCCGAGGTGGTCGACCCGTACACCCTGGAGCGCTCGGTCGGGAAGATCAAGCGGGTGGTGGACGAGCGCGGCTGA
- a CDS encoding GNAT family N-acetyltransferase — protein sequence MTDQTAPTDQLALRPATPEEIPALLALWARAAKGTSITDDEAGVAALLARDPECLIVATPADDPTALLGTVIAGWDGWRCHLYRLAVDPGHRRRGIGAALLAAAEERFAALGGRRADAMVLDDNALGHRTWQSAGYEPQPQWSRWVKPLPA from the coding sequence ATGACCGACCAGACAGCCCCGACCGACCAGCTCGCCCTGCGCCCCGCCACCCCCGAGGAGATCCCTGCCCTGCTCGCCCTCTGGGCCCGGGCCGCCAAGGGCACCAGCATCACGGACGACGAGGCGGGCGTCGCCGCCCTGCTCGCCCGCGACCCGGAGTGCCTGATCGTCGCCACCCCGGCGGATGATCCGACGGCTCTGCTCGGCACCGTGATCGCCGGCTGGGACGGCTGGCGCTGCCACCTCTACCGCCTCGCCGTCGACCCCGGGCACCGCCGCCGCGGCATCGGCGCCGCCCTGCTGGCCGCCGCCGAGGAGCGCTTCGCCGCGCTCGGCGGCCGCCGCGCCGACGCCATGGTGCTGGACGACAACGCGCTGGGCCACCGCACCTGGCAGTCCGCCGGGTACGAGCCGCAGCCGCAGTGGAGCCGTTGGGTCAAGCCGCTGCCCGCCTGA
- a CDS encoding sugar ABC transporter substrate-binding protein → MSIGLRRVLAVTAVVSLGLGAASCGSAKQSSGGGSSGSANASGGASVGAVRIGLLLPESKTTRYEQFDRPLIEQRIKELAPQAQIDYYNANQDATLQQTQVDTALTKGDKVLILDAVDAKSIQSSVQKAHDAGVKVLAYDRLAQGPADAYVSFDNHKVGELQGKALVAAVGDKANAGSIIMINGSPTDPNAADFKAGAHSAIDGKLKIGKEYDTPNWDPNNANQEASAAITAIGANNVVGVYSANDGMAAGIATALKAAGLSVPLTGQDAQLDAIQRILAGTQTMTIYKPFKPETDVAARMAVALAGGKPLDSSLAPTTVTNGSGHKVPANLITPIVVDKNNVKDTVVKDGLYTVAQICTPDFADACKAAGLE, encoded by the coding sequence ATGAGCATCGGGCTACGCCGCGTCCTCGCGGTCACCGCCGTGGTTTCCCTGGGTCTGGGCGCGGCTTCGTGCGGCAGCGCCAAGCAGTCGTCCGGCGGCGGTTCCTCGGGCAGTGCGAACGCTAGCGGCGGCGCCTCCGTGGGAGCCGTCCGGATCGGTCTGCTGCTGCCGGAGAGCAAGACCACCCGCTACGAGCAGTTCGACCGGCCGTTGATCGAGCAGCGGATCAAGGAGCTGGCGCCGCAGGCGCAGATCGACTACTACAACGCCAACCAGGACGCGACGCTCCAGCAGACCCAGGTGGACACCGCCCTCACCAAGGGCGACAAGGTGCTGATCCTGGACGCGGTGGATGCCAAGTCGATCCAGTCCTCCGTCCAGAAGGCCCACGACGCGGGCGTCAAGGTGCTGGCCTACGACCGGCTCGCCCAGGGCCCGGCCGACGCCTACGTGTCCTTCGACAACCACAAGGTCGGTGAGCTGCAGGGCAAGGCTCTGGTGGCGGCGGTGGGCGACAAGGCGAACGCCGGCTCGATCATCATGATCAACGGCTCGCCCACCGACCCGAACGCGGCCGACTTCAAGGCCGGTGCGCACAGCGCGATCGACGGGAAGCTGAAGATCGGCAAGGAGTACGACACCCCGAACTGGGATCCGAACAACGCCAACCAGGAAGCCTCGGCGGCCATCACCGCGATCGGCGCGAACAACGTGGTCGGCGTCTACTCCGCCAACGACGGCATGGCCGCGGGCATCGCCACCGCGCTGAAGGCCGCCGGCCTGAGCGTCCCGCTCACCGGCCAGGACGCCCAACTCGACGCCATCCAGCGGATCCTGGCCGGCACCCAGACCATGACGATCTACAAGCCGTTCAAGCCGGAGACCGACGTCGCCGCCAGGATGGCCGTCGCGCTCGCCGGCGGCAAGCCCCTCGACTCCAGCCTTGCGCCGACGACGGTGACCAACGGGAGCGGCCACAAGGTGCCGGCCAACCTGATCACCCCGATCGTGGTCGACAAGAACAACGTCAAGGACACGGTGGTCAAGGACGGCCTCTACACCGTCGCCCAGATCTGCACGCCGGACTTCGCCGACGCGTGCAAGGCCGCCGGCCTCGAATAG
- a CDS encoding sugar ABC transporter permease, with product MPTGGVNAPVPVAPEATPAVDPRLIVRQEGIKGYLGEFRRRMRSGELGSLPVVLALIVIWAVFGSLNSSFLSAQNLSNLSQQIVGTGMIAIGVVFVLLLGEIDLSVGSVSGLCAAIYAVLNVTNGVNEWVALITAIVGGAIVGAIQGIFFAKVGVPAFVVTLAGNLGWNGLMLQILGASGTVNLSGKDIVSRLYSTIYGQQIAAYGAAAVGVLLFLLASLVDARRRQAAGVPSRPVTDIVVRTVLLAIVAFLAAYTLNQYKGLPLALLIFLIFIVVLDFVLRRTSYGRQVFALGGNIEGARRAGINLSWIRISVFTICSTMAAVGGLFLAAQIQSASQTSGGGNLLMNAIAAAVIGGTSLFGGRGKTWSALLGALVIGSIQSGMNIEGLSNAIQFMITGAVLLAAVVVDSLARRTQKAAGRA from the coding sequence ATGCCCACCGGCGGCGTCAATGCCCCCGTCCCGGTGGCCCCCGAGGCCACGCCCGCGGTCGACCCCCGGCTGATCGTCCGCCAGGAGGGCATCAAGGGCTACCTGGGCGAGTTCCGCCGCCGGATGCGCAGCGGCGAACTGGGCTCGCTGCCCGTGGTGCTGGCCCTGATCGTGATCTGGGCGGTGTTCGGCAGCCTCAACAGCAGCTTCCTGTCCGCGCAGAACCTCTCCAACCTGTCCCAGCAGATCGTCGGCACCGGCATGATCGCGATCGGCGTGGTCTTCGTGCTGCTGCTCGGCGAGATCGACCTCTCGGTCGGCTCGGTCAGCGGCCTGTGCGCGGCGATCTACGCGGTGCTGAACGTGACCAACGGCGTCAACGAGTGGGTCGCGCTGATCACCGCGATCGTCGGTGGCGCGATCGTCGGCGCGATCCAGGGCATCTTCTTCGCCAAGGTCGGCGTCCCGGCCTTCGTCGTCACCCTCGCCGGCAACCTCGGCTGGAACGGTCTGATGCTGCAGATCCTCGGCGCCAGCGGCACCGTGAACCTCTCCGGCAAGGACATCGTGTCCAGGCTCTACAGCACCATCTACGGCCAGCAGATCGCCGCCTACGGGGCGGCCGCCGTCGGTGTCCTGCTGTTCCTGCTCGCATCCCTGGTCGACGCCCGCCGGCGCCAAGCCGCGGGCGTCCCGTCCAGGCCGGTCACCGACATCGTGGTGCGCACCGTGCTGCTGGCGATCGTCGCCTTCCTGGCCGCCTACACGCTCAACCAGTACAAGGGGCTGCCGCTCGCGCTGCTGATCTTCCTGATCTTCATCGTCGTGCTGGACTTCGTGCTGCGCCGCACCTCGTACGGCCGGCAGGTGTTCGCGCTCGGCGGGAACATCGAGGGCGCCCGGCGCGCCGGCATCAACCTGTCCTGGATCCGGATCAGCGTCTTCACCATCTGCTCCACCATGGCGGCGGTCGGCGGCCTCTTCCTGGCCGCGCAGATCCAGTCCGCCAGCCAGACCTCCGGCGGCGGCAACCTGCTGATGAACGCCATCGCGGCGGCCGTCATCGGCGGCACCAGCCTGTTCGGCGGGCGCGGCAAGACCTGGTCGGCGCTGCTCGGCGCGCTGGTGATCGGCTCCATCCAGTCCGGGATGAACATCGAGGGGCTGAGCAACGCCATCCAGTTCATGATCACCGGCGCGGTGCTGCTCGCCGCCGTCGTGGTCGACTCGCTGGCCCGGCGCACCCAGAAGGCCGCCGGACGGGCCTGA
- a CDS encoding ATP-binding cassette domain-containing protein, with translation MAGETVLALRGVSKRFGAVQALTDIELEVHAGEVVALVGDNGAGKSTLVKSIAGVHQPDDGVIEWQGRPVTIHRPQEAQQLGIATVYQDLALCDNLDVVGNLFLGREIRRFTILDEVAMEKRSRALLDTLSIRIPSVRIPVASLSGGQRQVVAIARALIGSPKIVMLDEPTAALGVEQTAQVLDLVERLRDQDHGVLLISHNMADVMAVADTIAVLRLGRNNGVFDKRYTNQEEIISAITGATDNAVTRRKARGQEGSP, from the coding sequence GTGGCAGGCGAGACCGTACTGGCCCTGCGAGGGGTCTCCAAACGGTTCGGCGCCGTCCAGGCGCTCACCGACATCGAACTGGAGGTGCACGCGGGCGAGGTGGTGGCCCTGGTCGGCGACAACGGCGCCGGCAAGTCGACCCTGGTCAAGTCGATCGCCGGGGTGCACCAGCCCGACGACGGCGTCATCGAGTGGCAGGGCAGGCCGGTGACCATCCACCGGCCGCAGGAGGCCCAGCAGTTGGGCATCGCCACCGTCTACCAGGACCTCGCACTCTGCGACAACCTCGACGTGGTCGGGAACCTCTTCCTCGGCCGCGAGATCCGGCGCTTCACCATCCTCGACGAGGTCGCCATGGAGAAGCGCTCCCGGGCGCTGCTGGACACCCTCTCCATCCGCATCCCCAGCGTGCGGATCCCGGTCGCCTCGCTCTCCGGCGGCCAGCGCCAGGTCGTCGCGATCGCCCGCGCGCTGATCGGCTCGCCCAAGATCGTGATGCTGGACGAACCGACCGCGGCCCTGGGCGTCGAGCAGACCGCCCAGGTGCTCGACCTGGTCGAGCGGCTGCGCGATCAGGACCACGGGGTGCTCCTGATCAGCCACAACATGGCGGACGTGATGGCCGTCGCCGACACCATCGCGGTGCTGCGCCTCGGGCGCAACAACGGCGTCTTCGACAAGCGCTACACCAACCAGGAAGAGATCATCTCGGCCATCACCGGGGCCACGGACAACGCCGTGACCCGCCGGAAGGCCCGTGGCCAGGAGGGTTCCCCGTGA
- a CDS encoding ROK family protein encodes MADRLTGGDSSLLRRINAAVTLRALRDGHAVTLTQLVGETGLSRPTVEGVIEGLVETGLVAEVEQPREDGQPGPGRRGRPARWFRFRAEAGHILGIEIGVHDIRVILADLTGEVVGSHFKPVDETLEAEDRLTAVRTAVAEVLRKAGISRDNLWAVGIGTPGIVDREGTIRLGTAMPGWTGLDLGARLRRSFRCPVLIENDANLAAIAEHWQGSAVGADDVVFVMAGLSPGAGSLINGRLHRGYGGAAGEIGALHLLGQEVTPERLLSTTGKPLNPLDEAAVARVLRLAREGDEVAKVAMDRFLTRLVQGVAALVLAIDPQLVVIGGWAAGLGGVLDPLRERLAQFTLRAPEVALAALGSEVVAMGALRVALDHVEDQLFAVDPPRA; translated from the coding sequence TTGGCGGATCGGCTCACCGGAGGAGACTCCTCGCTGCTGCGGCGGATCAACGCGGCGGTCACGCTCCGGGCGCTGCGGGACGGCCACGCCGTGACCCTCACCCAACTCGTCGGCGAGACCGGGCTCTCCCGCCCGACCGTCGAGGGCGTGATCGAGGGCCTGGTCGAGACCGGTCTGGTCGCCGAGGTCGAGCAGCCCCGGGAGGACGGCCAGCCGGGGCCCGGCCGCCGCGGCCGCCCGGCACGCTGGTTCCGCTTCCGCGCCGAGGCCGGGCACATCCTCGGCATCGAGATCGGCGTGCACGACATCCGGGTCATCCTGGCCGACCTCACCGGCGAGGTGGTGGGCAGTCACTTCAAGCCGGTGGACGAGACCCTGGAGGCCGAGGACCGGCTCACCGCCGTCCGCACCGCCGTCGCCGAGGTGCTGAGGAAGGCCGGCATCTCCCGCGACAACCTCTGGGCCGTCGGCATCGGCACCCCCGGCATCGTGGACCGCGAAGGCACCATCCGGCTCGGCACCGCGATGCCCGGCTGGACCGGCCTCGACCTCGGCGCCCGGCTGCGGCGCTCCTTCCGCTGCCCGGTCCTGATCGAGAACGACGCCAACCTGGCCGCCATCGCCGAACACTGGCAGGGCTCGGCCGTCGGCGCCGACGACGTCGTCTTCGTGATGGCCGGCCTCAGCCCGGGCGCCGGCTCCCTCATCAACGGCAGGCTGCACCGCGGTTACGGCGGTGCAGCCGGCGAGATCGGCGCCCTCCACCTGCTCGGCCAGGAGGTCACCCCCGAACGCCTGCTGTCCACCACCGGCAAGCCGCTCAACCCGCTGGACGAGGCCGCCGTCGCCCGCGTCCTCCGGCTGGCCCGGGAGGGCGACGAGGTCGCCAAGGTCGCCATGGACCGCTTCCTCACCCGCCTCGTCCAGGGCGTCGCCGCGCTCGTCCTGGCCATCGACCCGCAGCTGGTGGTCATCGGCGGCTGGGCGGCCGGCCTCGGCGGGGTCCTGGACCCGCTGCGCGAACGCCTCGCCCAGTTCACGCTGCGCGCCCCCGAAGTCGCCCTGGCGGCACTGGGGTCGGAGGTGGTGGCGATGGGCGCCCTGCGGGTGGCCCTGGACCACGTCGAGGACCAGCTCTTCGCGGTGGACCCGCCCCGGGCCTGA
- a CDS encoding helix-turn-helix domain-containing protein — MNDAGESVRGVLAANLKRVRAQLGLSLSELSRRAGIGKATLSQLESGAGNPTLETVLGLSRVLGVPISDLVEARPADEVTVVRAAEAEVLSGRGVDLRPLRRIESGDAVFEVYDQQVRTDGTQISGGHIGTEHTIVQSGRLRVRAGRREVELGPGDYIGFDAALPHSYTALGGGTVRSVLLLQYRADQRLHLTDPAGSPAAGRSVLDQEH; from the coding sequence GTGAACGATGCCGGTGAATCCGTCCGGGGCGTCCTCGCCGCCAACCTGAAGCGGGTCCGGGCGCAGCTCGGGCTGTCGCTGTCCGAACTGTCCCGGCGGGCCGGGATCGGCAAGGCGACGCTCTCCCAGCTGGAGTCCGGCGCCGGCAACCCGACCCTGGAGACCGTGCTCGGCCTCTCCCGGGTGCTCGGCGTGCCGATCTCCGACCTGGTGGAGGCGCGGCCGGCCGACGAGGTGACGGTGGTGCGGGCGGCCGAGGCCGAGGTGCTGAGCGGCCGCGGCGTCGACCTGCGGCCCCTGCGCCGGATCGAGTCCGGGGACGCGGTGTTCGAGGTCTACGACCAGCAGGTGCGCACTGACGGCACCCAGATCTCCGGCGGGCACATCGGCACCGAGCACACCATCGTCCAGTCCGGCCGGCTGCGGGTCCGGGCGGGCCGCCGCGAGGTCGAGCTCGGCCCGGGCGACTACATCGGCTTCGACGCCGCCCTGCCGCACTCGTACACGGCCCTGGGCGGCGGGACGGTCCGCTCCGTCCTGCTCCTGCAGTACCGCGCCGACCAGCGCCTGCACCTCACCGACCCGGCGGGGTCCCCGGCTGCCGGGCGGTCCGTACTGGACCAGGAGCACTGA
- a CDS encoding aminopeptidase P family protein gives MTEPAEPTATIKYRKNGLTRGVTDELAAHMKQGWADTERTALEPIPQAGHTARRRAELSAAFPGELLVIPAGNPKVRANDTDYPFRPSSDYVYLTGDQSQDAVLVLEPTGASGHTAVLYLRNRSDIESGEFWLDGHGELWDGRRNSLTESEQLLGLPCRDVRTIHADLRASEGPVRVLRRHDAAVEQSLESRAEAGRDEEFEVFLSGLRLVKDEFEIAELRFACDATARGFEDVVRVLGTDSETPERLIEGTFFVRARIEGNDVGYGTIAAAGPHATTLHWVRNNGHAKPGDLLLLDAGVETNELYTADITRTLPVSGRFTALQRKVYDAVFAAQEAGIAAVRPGADFRDFHHAAQRELAEHLTAWGLFGDLTADKVYELGLHRRFTLAGTGHMLGIDVHDCAHSLTELHVDGPLKPGMVLTVEPGIYFQPNDLTVPEEYRGIGVRIEDDILVTEDGNENLSAALPRRSDEVEAWLADLRG, from the coding sequence GTGACCGAGCCCGCCGAGCCCACCGCCACCATCAAGTACCGGAAGAACGGCCTCACTCGCGGCGTGACGGACGAACTCGCCGCGCACATGAAGCAGGGCTGGGCCGACACCGAGCGCACCGCCCTGGAGCCGATCCCGCAGGCCGGGCACACCGCCCGCCGCCGGGCCGAGCTGTCCGCCGCCTTCCCCGGCGAGCTGCTGGTGATCCCGGCCGGCAATCCCAAGGTGCGGGCCAACGACACCGACTACCCGTTCCGGCCCTCCTCCGACTACGTCTACCTGACCGGCGACCAGTCCCAGGACGCCGTCCTGGTGCTGGAGCCCACCGGCGCGAGCGGCCACACCGCCGTGCTGTACCTGCGCAACCGCTCCGACATCGAGAGCGGCGAGTTCTGGCTGGACGGCCACGGCGAGCTGTGGGACGGCCGCCGCAACAGCCTCACCGAGAGCGAGCAGCTGCTCGGCCTGCCCTGCCGGGACGTTCGCACCATCCACGCCGACCTGCGCGCGAGCGAAGGCCCGGTGCGGGTGCTGCGCCGCCACGACGCAGCTGTGGAGCAGTCCCTCGAAAGTCGGGCGGAGGCCGGGCGGGACGAGGAGTTCGAGGTCTTCCTGTCCGGACTGCGCCTGGTGAAGGACGAGTTCGAGATCGCCGAGCTGCGCTTCGCCTGCGACGCCACTGCCCGCGGCTTCGAGGACGTGGTGCGGGTGCTCGGCACCGACTCCGAGACGCCGGAGCGGCTGATCGAGGGCACCTTCTTCGTCCGGGCCCGGATCGAGGGCAACGACGTGGGCTACGGCACCATCGCCGCGGCCGGCCCGCACGCCACCACCCTGCACTGGGTGCGCAACAACGGCCACGCCAAGCCCGGCGACCTGTTGCTGCTGGACGCGGGCGTGGAGACCAACGAGCTCTACACCGCCGACATCACCCGCACCCTCCCGGTCAGCGGCCGCTTCACCGCTCTCCAGCGCAAGGTCTACGACGCCGTGTTCGCCGCCCAGGAGGCCGGCATCGCCGCCGTCCGGCCGGGCGCCGACTTCCGCGACTTCCACCACGCCGCCCAGCGCGAGCTCGCCGAACACCTCACCGCCTGGGGCCTGTTCGGCGACCTGACCGCCGACAAGGTGTACGAGCTGGGCCTGCACCGCCGCTTCACCCTGGCCGGAACCGGCCACATGCTGGGCATCGACGTCCACGACTGCGCCCACTCCCTCACCGAGCTGCACGTGGACGGCCCGCTGAAGCCGGGCATGGTGCTGACCGTCGAGCCGGGCATCTACTTCCAGCCGAACGACCTGACGGTGCCGGAGGAGTACCGCGGCATCGGCGTGCGGATCGAGGACGACATCCTGGTCACCGAGGACGGCAACGAGAACCTGTCCGCCGCCCTCCCCCGCCGCTCCGACGAGGTCGAGGCCTGGCTGGCCGACCTGCGCGGCTGA
- a CDS encoding class I SAM-dependent methyltransferase: protein MPNELRTLQPAEDLAFIRRETELTPVPFVPEISLHMAEDAIALWEATERMRGEIGLAPPFWAFAWAGGVAVTRYVLDHPELVAGRAVLDIAAGSGLVGVAAALRGAASVRAAEIDPYAVTAIGLNAEANGVRVEGSLVDLVDGDGAPAEVVLAGDVFYERAMAARFLPFLERAAARGATVIVGDPGRAYLPRDRFTALAAYQVPVVADLEDTAIKTTTVWRLG, encoded by the coding sequence ATGCCGAACGAGCTGCGCACTCTTCAACCGGCCGAGGACCTCGCCTTCATCCGGCGCGAGACCGAGCTGACGCCCGTCCCCTTCGTCCCCGAGATCAGCCTGCACATGGCCGAGGACGCCATCGCCCTGTGGGAGGCCACGGAGCGGATGCGCGGCGAGATCGGGCTGGCGCCGCCGTTCTGGGCCTTCGCCTGGGCGGGCGGGGTGGCCGTCACCCGCTACGTGCTGGACCACCCCGAACTGGTGGCGGGCCGTGCGGTGTTGGACATCGCGGCCGGCTCCGGACTGGTCGGGGTGGCCGCCGCGCTGCGCGGGGCGGCGTCCGTGCGCGCGGCCGAGATCGACCCCTACGCGGTCACCGCGATCGGCCTCAACGCCGAGGCCAACGGGGTCCGGGTGGAGGGCTCCCTGGTGGACCTGGTGGACGGGGACGGCGCCCCGGCCGAGGTCGTGCTCGCGGGCGACGTCTTCTACGAACGGGCCATGGCCGCCCGTTTCCTGCCCTTCCTGGAGCGGGCCGCCGCGCGCGGCGCCACCGTCATCGTCGGAGACCCGGGCCGGGCCTACCTGCCCCGGGACCGGTTCACGGCACTGGCGGCGTACCAGGTGCCGGTCGTCGCCGACCTGGAGGACACCGCTATCAAGACCACCACGGTGTGGCGCCTCGGCTGA
- a CDS encoding GntR family transcriptional regulator, with protein MGTTGQLSAVPEPKYWHLRTVLLRAIDSEFSIGQVLPNERELAARFGVARATLRQALDQLELEGRLVRRRGIGTLIAAPRVGVPVNRQEEGWPGTARSQAWRTVDCTTAPASAQLAKALGIAEGATVHTVRRVRLVEGRAMATESLHVPAAALPHLPGFRAESDRARSVLRQLERLEVDGESRSVELGVAEAEEAALLERPPGSPVLVMTTQYAAAGRLVALAVSTYRADTCKLTFGEAGLVEVTPVTATAATTEVRAS; from the coding sequence GTGGGGACGACAGGACAGCTTTCTGCGGTGCCGGAGCCGAAGTACTGGCACCTGCGCACCGTGCTGCTGCGGGCCATCGACTCGGAGTTCTCCATCGGTCAGGTCCTGCCCAACGAGCGTGAGCTGGCCGCCCGCTTCGGTGTCGCCCGGGCGACGCTGCGGCAGGCGCTCGACCAGCTGGAGCTGGAGGGCCGCCTGGTGCGCCGCCGGGGGATCGGCACCCTGATCGCAGCCCCGCGGGTCGGCGTCCCGGTCAACCGGCAGGAGGAGGGCTGGCCCGGCACCGCCCGCAGCCAGGCCTGGCGCACGGTCGACTGCACCACCGCCCCGGCCTCCGCGCAGCTGGCGAAGGCCCTCGGCATCGCCGAGGGCGCCACCGTGCACACCGTCCGCCGGGTCCGCCTGGTGGAGGGACGCGCGATGGCCACCGAGTCGCTGCACGTCCCCGCCGCCGCGCTGCCGCACCTGCCCGGGTTCCGCGCCGAGAGCGACCGCGCCCGCTCGGTGCTGCGCCAGCTGGAGCGCCTGGAGGTGGACGGTGAGTCGCGCTCGGTCGAGCTCGGCGTCGCCGAGGCCGAGGAGGCCGCCCTCCTGGAGCGCCCGCCCGGCTCCCCGGTCCTGGTCATGACCACTCAGTACGCCGCCGCCGGCCGCCTGGTGGCGCTCGCCGTCTCCACCTACCGCGCGGACACCTGCAAGCTGACCTTCGGCGAGGCCGGCCTGGTGGAGGTCACCCCGGTCACCGCGACCGCCGCGACCACCGAGGTCCGCGCCTCCTGA